In Salisediminibacterium beveridgei, one DNA window encodes the following:
- a CDS encoding YlmH family RNA-binding protein: MSIYQHFRKEEHSLIDQVLDWKQLVLDEYRPKLTDFLDPREQRIVSSVIGKGEGLEVFFSGGQENAERKRAIIAPDYFEPGVNDFEYTLFELQYPVKFATLEHPKILGTLMGLGIKREKFGDILNQEDRFQIIVTNDIADYVKLNLESAGKTKIRPEEKPLEEILPNDLILDWTNKTVSSMRLDILLAEGYNLSRSKAKPLIQQDKVKVNWRHVTDPSFIIQEEDVISVRGYGRMYVAAIEGNTRKGKIKLTLGFPQS, from the coding sequence ATGTCCATTTATCAGCATTTCAGAAAAGAAGAACATTCACTGATCGATCAGGTATTGGATTGGAAACAGCTTGTTTTGGATGAATACCGTCCGAAATTGACGGATTTTCTTGATCCCCGTGAACAGCGGATTGTATCATCTGTCATTGGAAAAGGTGAAGGACTAGAAGTGTTTTTTTCAGGTGGACAGGAGAATGCGGAGCGGAAAAGAGCAATTATCGCTCCGGACTACTTTGAACCTGGGGTAAACGATTTTGAGTACACCTTGTTTGAACTGCAATATCCAGTGAAGTTTGCTACCCTGGAGCATCCTAAAATCCTTGGAACATTGATGGGACTTGGCATTAAACGGGAGAAATTTGGCGACATCCTGAATCAGGAAGACCGTTTTCAGATTATCGTCACCAATGATATAGCAGATTACGTGAAGTTAAATCTCGAAAGCGCGGGAAAGACGAAGATACGTCCCGAGGAAAAGCCACTTGAAGAGATTCTCCCGAATGATTTGATCCTCGATTGGACAAATAAAACAGTGTCTTCGATGCGTCTCGATATTTTACTTGCCGAAGGTTATAACCTGTCCAGATCAAAAGCAAAACCCTTGATCCAGCAGGATAAAGTTAAAGTGAACTGGCGCCATGTCACAGATCCCTCTTTTATAATCCAGGAGGAGGACGTGATTTCAGTCAGGGGATATGGGCGGATGTATGTAGCCGCCATCGAAGGAAACACCAGAAAAGGAAAGATCAAATTGACTTTAGGCTTTCCACAAAGCTGA